The genomic DNA CGATCAGCTCGACGGCAATCGACAGCACACGATTCAGCAACTCGTTGAGGTTGGGATGCGCCACGGCTCACTCCGCTCGTACAAGCCCGTACCGCGCGACCACAGCAGGCTGCCACAGCGCGGACAGACATAGCCTACAGGATCGTGACCCCGAATCGGCGGATAGAGCGAGTTTCTCGTCGAGATCCTTTTACCCAAGCGGGTGAGGTTGGCGGGTGCATGGAGCATGGCGCGTGCCAAGCCCGCGGCGGGCCACACGTGATCCGCAACGTGAGACAGCTCTCCGCCGATCTGGGCTTGTGGCATCCATCGCGAAGGTGTCTGCTGCCGAATGAATCGGCAAAGCGTCCTGACGTGCGGGCGACAAGCGGCGGCGCGCTCACCGGCTGCGGCGAGCGACGAGGATGCCCTCGCGCACCGCACCATCAACGCCGCGCCACTCGGCATACGTGAAGCGGCCGCAGTAACGCGTGCTGAACCGGTCGTGCAGGCGGATGCGCAGCGTGCGTCCGACGAAGCGGTCGGGCAACGGCGATGGATCGCGCGGACCTTTCGGGCTGCGGAAAATGAGGTAGAGCCGGTCGCCAGGCTCGATGCACCCGCCGGGTGACAGCACGTTGACGACGCGGAACTGCGCCCGGATGTTCGTCCCGCCCGGCTTGTTCGATTCCTGGAGCAGTTCGGCCAAGTCCTCGACACTGATCGCGCTGCGCAGGCCCGGGATAAGCTCGGACCGGTCCTCATAGACACCGACGAACTCGACACCTCTCGGACCCGTGTGCGCGGGGATAGCACGCGTGAAGCCAGAATAGGCCCCACACGACGAGAGCAAGAGACAGCATGCCCACAGCACACCCCAAACCGTGCAGGCCTTCAACGCAAAACGCAACGGGACAGCTCCTCGATGTCTCCGGGCTCGCCTTCGATCGCAGCCGATCATCCGGTTCCTCTCGCCGGACGATTGCTCTCGCCACGATCCCACCAAAAAACGTACCATTGTTTCGCTCGATGACGCGGGTCTGTCAATAGGAGGAATCGTGGTTCGCAAGTTCTTCATCGCGTGCCTGCTGACGCTGGGCGTCACGTGCGGCTGTGGCTCGCCGGACACGACCTCGACGGTCAACAAAAAGAACTCGGCGCCCGCGCCCCTGATCGGAGTGGCAGTTGCTGCCGATGGCGCGAAGTATGAGCGCTACTGCACAGCACTCCGCGAAGCCGGCGGGCGTCCTATCCTGATCCCGCTGATCGAAGATCAGGCCGAGCTGGCGGCGTTCATCGCGCAGCTCGACGGCGTGCTCCTGCCCGGCGGCGCCGACATCCCCCCCGACATGTACGGCGAGGGGGCAGACCCGAGTTGCACGCTCATCGAGCGCACGCGGGCTGAGTATCTCGTTGAGATGGCCCGTATCGCCATGGACGGCGACACGGCCGTGCTCGGCATCTGCCTCGGCGCGCAGGTGATGAACGTCGCCCGCGGCGGCACGCTCATCCAGGACATCCCACGCGAGGTGCCCGACGCGCTCGTGCACCGTGGCGACAAGGCGATGCACGACGTCAACGTCGTCGAGGGCAGCCGCTTGCGCGCCATTACCGGCGCGGCCGTACATGTGCCCTCGTCGCACCACCAAGCCGTTGAGGCTGTTGGCCATGGGCTTGTCGTTGCGGCGCGTTCGGCCGACGGCGTCATCGAGGCCATCGAACTGGCCGACCGGAGTCGGGTCGGCGACCGTTTCGTCGTGGGCGTGCAATGGCACCCCGAGCTCGCACTCGACCAGCCCGGGCAGCGCGCGCTCTTCAGAGCATTCGTCGAGGCATGTCGGAGGAACTCACCACAGAGCTCCACGGACAGCGCCGGTTGAGACTGTCTGATCTGTGGGAGCTGTGCAACTCGGTGGTTCATTCATGGAAACGACACATCACCTCGTCATCGAGAGAGAACAGGCGGGCGAGCGGCTCGACGTGCTCGTCGCCGGCGCCGTCCCGGAGCTATCGCGCTCGCAGGCCAAGCGCCTGATCGACGACGGCTTCATCCTCGTTGACGGCGAGGAAGCCAAGCCCGCAGCCAAGGTCCGCGCCGGCGACGAGATCGAAGTGACGATCCCGCCGCCCACAGCCGCCGAACTGGTCGCCGAGCCGATTCCGCTCGACGTGCTGTTCGAGGACGACTGGCTCATCGCCGTCAACAAGCCGCCGGGCATGGTCGTCCACCCTGCCGCGGGCAACTGGACCGGCACGCTCGTCAACGCGCTCCTGCACCATTGCCGCCGGCTCAGCGAGAGCGACGAGCCGATGCGGCCTGGCATCGTTCATCGCCTCGACAAGGACACCTCGGGTGTCATCGTCGCCGCCAAGGACACCGTGACGCACTGGAAGCTGGCCGAGCAATTCGCCGCGCGCGAGATCGAGAAGGAATACCGCGTGCTCGTCGGCGGCGTGCCGGCTCAGGCGCGCCTCATCGTCACCGCCAACATCGCCCGCCACCCGAGGGACCGCAAGCGCATGCACGCCACCGACACCGGCGGCCGCAAGGCCGAGACCGTGCTCGAGCTGATCGAGGCCTTCGACGGCGCCGCCTATCTCCGTGCGTTGCCCAAGACAGGCCGCACGCACCAGATCCGCGTCCACTGCGCCCATGTCCACCGTCCCGTGCTCGGCGACACCGTCTACGGCCGCGGCAAGGCCGAGAACCGGCTCGGGATCAAGGTCGCGCGCCAGATGCTCCATGCCCACCGCCTCGCCTTCATTCACCCGGCCACCGGTCGGCCCCTCGAACTCACTGCCCCGCTGCCGGTGGACTTTGAGGAGGTGCTGGCAGTCCTGCGCGGATAAGCCCTTCATAGAGAAGAAGTAACCGTTACGGTCCGGAGGCTCCGCATCTCTGCGAGGTCCCCTGTCGGCAAATCGCCTGCCCCGCCATTTTTCTTGCCGCATCTGGTGCGCTGTGCTATATAGGAGGACTTTTTTTTCAAGGATTGGAGGCACAACCAAATGTCAAACGGAACGGGCGACAACGCCCACAACCAGCAACCGCAACCCGTCCCGCAAGCCCCGGCCCAGACTCAGGCGGAGGATTCGGGACCAACGCGCATCGAAGTACCGACCAACATGTCGCGCGAGGAGCTCAGCAGCCTCTACGACGGTGCGGTCGCCGAAGTCAAAGAAGGCCGCCTGCTCAAAGGCCGGATCGCCCTCATCGGCCGCGACGCAGTCATGGTCGACATCGGCTACAAGTCCGAGGGCATCATCCCAGCCGATGAGTTCGGCCCGGGACTCGACCAGGTCAGGGTGGGCGACGAGATCGACGTGCTGCTCGAGAAGCTCGAGGATAACGACGGGCTGGTCGCGCTGAGTAAGATCAAGGCCGAGCGCCAGATCCGCTGGGAAGAGACCATGCGCCGCTGCAAGGAGGGCGAGAAGGTCTCCGGCAAGATCGTGCGCAAGGTGCGTGGCGGCCTCATCGTCGACATCGGCATGGACGCGTTCCTGCCGGCGAGCCAAGTCGACATCAAGCACGTGGCCCACATCGAGGACTACATCGGCCAGACGCTCGAGTTCAAGCTCATCAAGATCAACCCGGAGCGCCGCAACGTGGTCGTGAGCCGTCGCGAGTTGCTCGAGGAGGAGCGCGCCCGCAACCGCGCCAAGCTGATCGAGGAAATCGAGGAAGGCCAGGTCCGCACCGGCATGGTGAAGAACATCACCGACTTCGGCGC from Verrucomicrobiota bacterium includes the following:
- a CDS encoding gamma-glutamyl-gamma-aminobutyrate hydrolase family protein — encoded protein: MVRKFFIACLLTLGVTCGCGSPDTTSTVNKKNSAPAPLIGVAVAADGAKYERYCTALREAGGRPILIPLIEDQAELAAFIAQLDGVLLPGGADIPPDMYGEGADPSCTLIERTRAEYLVEMARIAMDGDTAVLGICLGAQVMNVARGGTLIQDIPREVPDALVHRGDKAMHDVNVVEGSRLRAITGAAVHVPSSHHQAVEAVGHGLVVAARSADGVIEAIELADRSRVGDRFVVGVQWHPELALDQPGQRALFRAFVEACRRNSPQSSTDSAG
- a CDS encoding RluA family pseudouridine synthase gives rise to the protein METTHHLVIEREQAGERLDVLVAGAVPELSRSQAKRLIDDGFILVDGEEAKPAAKVRAGDEIEVTIPPPTAAELVAEPIPLDVLFEDDWLIAVNKPPGMVVHPAAGNWTGTLVNALLHHCRRLSESDEPMRPGIVHRLDKDTSGVIVAAKDTVTHWKLAEQFAAREIEKEYRVLVGGVPAQARLIVTANIARHPRDRKRMHATDTGGRKAETVLELIEAFDGAAYLRALPKTGRTHQIRVHCAHVHRPVLGDTVYGRGKAENRLGIKVARQMLHAHRLAFIHPATGRPLELTAPLPVDFEEVLAVLRG